The genomic DNA GGCCGTCTCAAGAGCGGCCCACATTGCAGCCCCCGATGATATCCCGGCCAGGATGCCCTCTTTTTTTGCAAGCTCCCTGGCTGTTTTTTCAGCGTTGTCGTCCGATACCTTTACTATTTCATCTATCAGCGATCTGTCCAGCACTTTTGGGATAAAGCCGGCGCCTATGCCTTGTATCCTGTGGGGACCGGGCTCGCCGCCGGACAAAACAGGAGATCCTTCGGGTTCGACAGCGATGACCCTGATAGCGCGGCACTTCTGTTTTAAAAACCCGCCCACTCCCGTTATGGTCCCTCCCGTGCCGACCCCGCAAACAAAAGCATCGATCCGCCCTCCCATGTCATCCCACAGCTCTACTGCGGTGGTTCTTCTGTGAACTTGGGGATTGACCGGGTTATCAAACTGCCCGGCCATGAAGCTGTTTGGGGTTTGCGCGGCAAGTTCCCCGGCTTTTTCAACGGCTCCTCTCATCCCCTTTGAGCCTTCGGTTAATACTATCTCGGCGCCCAGCATCTTTAGCAGGCGGCGCCTTTCTGTGCTCATTGTTTCCGGCATGGTGAGTATAAGCCTGTAGCCCTTTGTGGCGGCTGCAAAGGCCAGTGCGATGCCGGTGTTGCCGCTCGTGGGTTCGATAATGACAGATCCT from Candidatus Margulisiibacteriota bacterium includes the following:
- the cysK gene encoding cysteine synthase A — protein: MARYEDITKTAGKTPLVKINRLSKGLGAEIYAKLESFNPLSSIKDRIGTAMIEEAEQQGKLRKGSVIIEPTSGNTGIALAFAAATKGYRLILTMPETMSTERRRLLKMLGAEIVLTEGSKGMRGAVEKAGELAAQTPNSFMAGQFDNPVNPQVHRRTTAVELWDDMGGRIDAFVCGVGTGGTITGVGGFLKQKCRAIRVIAVEPEGSPVLSGGEPGPHRIQGIGAGFIPKVLDRSLIDEIVKVSDDNAEKTARELAKKEGILAGISSGAAMWAALETAKSPSFNKKKIAVILPDTGERYLSTRLFGEELE